Within Paralichthys olivaceus isolate ysfri-2021 chromosome 14, ASM2471397v2, whole genome shotgun sequence, the genomic segment CCAAGGCTTCAAAACCTAGTTTCAAGCAtgcaagtttttttaaattcgaTTTCAAGCTTTGAAACATGGCGTTTCAACCTTTTCTTAATTTCCGAATACAGCATGATTTTTATCTAACATATTTCAAATGGTTACCCTTCCGGTTTTTATATCTCATTTCATTCTGTTTGGTCACAGTCAGGAGCTTTTCTACCAAATACTGATCTACGACTTCGGGAACTATGGCGTACTAAGACTATCTGTGAGTAAAGTCCGGACTGGGAATGATTAGAAAGATATTGTACAGATGCAGCATATTTTTAATGACAGATTCTGTGCACTCAGACTCCGGCTCCGCTCTACGAGCTGGCCATGTTGGCTCTGGACAGCGAGGAGAGCGGCTGGACTGAAGAGGACGGACCTAAAGAAGGCCTGGCTCAGTACATCGTGGACTTCCTCAAGAAGAATGCGGAGATGCTGGAGGATTACTTCTCCATGGAGATAGATCAGGTCAGGTTCCAGGTTCATTTCTGCAATGACCATACATGCTGCTTCTTCCAAAGAGGACATGTTTGTAACTGAGTTTTATGAACTGTAGGAAGGGAATCTAAGAGGGCTGCCTCTCCTGCTTGATAAGTACACTCCTGTCATGGAAGGTCTGCCCATGTTCATCCTGCGCCTGGCCACTGAGGTGAAGTCTTGTTCTGTCTCTCCTTACTGTCATGCACTATGACAAGCTTCTGGAATCACACTGTATCTGAcgtcctgtgtgtctctgtgctgtttcACAGGTGAACTGGGACAACGAGAAGGAGTGCTTCAGAGACTTCAGCAAAGAGTGCAGCATGTTCTACTCCATCAGGAAACAGTACATCCTGGAGCCCGAGCCCGGAGAGGAGCAGGTGAACACTCTGAACCTTTTCTACCATTGAGGACACGATACATTCATGACATGAAAAGACGAGTGTGGAATGTTTGTTTCAGGATGATGAGGCGAACTCGTGGCGTTGGAAAGTGGAGCACATCATCTTTAAAGCTTTTCGAACACTCTTCAGTCCGCCAAAGAAGTTCAGCGAGGACGGCACGGTGCTGCAGATCGCCAACTTACCTGATCTCTATAAAGTGTTTGAGAGGTGCTGAATCTGATGATCACATCTGActggaaaaaacaaaccctcCACGCTGCTCATTTTATACTTGATGTAACatttgtgctgtaaataaaaactgtatgaaaCAGAACTTCAGACTTTTGTCTCTGGTGTATTCCTCTTCCATACAGTGCCGTTTCTgtgtacatatttctacatacgtattttccagattcatataaagGTCACTGTAACTGTAGcctttgacaactgaaacataatcacttCATCTTCGAGTGACAACAAAAGTTCATCAAAAGTTCATGAAATTCCCCTCAAGCAGTTTTGAggtatcacattcaagaggccaaaaacatgtgttttgaagccaccgtgacctttgaccactgaaatctcatcagtttatcagtgttcaagtcaaagttgaagaaattccctcaagctaaacatatcatgttcaagaaaaacataagcatactttgtgaggccacagtgaccttgacctttggctaccaaGGTGAAATCCAAGTTcaggtgaatgtttgtgccaaatgtgaaagaattccctcaaAAAAAGTgctctgtgacatcactgtgacctctgaccaccaAAAATCTAATCAGTCTCCCgaagtccaagtgaatatttgtaccagATTTGAGGAAATTCCCTAAAAGGCAAGAGATCACGTTCCCAGGAATGGGACGGACATACAACCCGAAAatataatgcctctggccactcTGGCATAAAAACCATCTGCCATGATGTAGAAAAGTCTCCACTCCGTCACAGGAAATCCTTGCTCTGAATGGCCCATTTAAAAGTGCAGGGCCTTCACATGGTTTTCTGAAAGCGAGGTTTGGGACACGCTGCCAGGAAAAACAGAATTCAGTCATGATGCCCAAACCTTGGCAGCAAACCAGCTCCACTTTTATTACTTTGACAGTTTCCCTAGTCACTGTGAGGCGTGTGCAGCGTGGAGGGATCAGAGCTCAGCGTGAAGTTAAGAGAAACCTTCACTTGAAAATACCATGTGGGCAATTAGTTTGTAACATCAGCACGGAAACTGAAGGAAGTGAAGGAAAAACGATTTCAACCATTACTGCTGTAGCATAGATGTTCCAATCTCTGCGTCAGTCACAGAAGAACTCATCTGGATACCAAAGAGttaggaggaaaagagaaaatgaatctCTGTAAGTTATGCctatgaatatatttaaatatactgtttgtttttctgcaaatTATAAAGGCTACAACATTCACCGtatgatttgacactgcacatACATTCTTATAAGGTCAGCATGACCTTTGATgactttgagtccaagtgaaaacagattaaaatgtgAAGGAATTCCCAATAGACAGACTCAAGACATCATGCTCAAGAGGACAAACAggatttgtgaggtcacagtgaccttgacatCCCAAATCGAATCTTAGTGTAAGTGAACATTTGAGCCAATTCGAAAGGTTTCTCTTGAAGGAGTTCTTTAGATaatgtgttcacaagaatgagacAGACGGATGGAAAACCAGAAAACACAGTGCCTCCGACCACTGACTGTTTTCTATTCCATATTCAAATCAGGACATAAAGTGAGATTAAATAATCTGAAATATCGCCAGGTATTGGAAATCTACACCcatatttaaatatgtgtatgtatataggAAAACTACCAAGGCTTCAAATGAATAACATTCACACCTCACGTTTAGACAGATTCAGAAATATACACAGTTGTATACAGTTCTgtaaattacacatttattttcaagaaatcttttaaatatttgaaaaaatttCAAGGAAACCGCAGCAGACAAAGTTGGTTctatatattttcaaatgacGAGCGCACCTCTTCTTAAATACATCATTCTGTACCTGTTAAAACTATTATTGTTTCATGGAGCGGTACAGACCCCCTGTCTCCTAGTGTGAGAAGGCACTTCACTGTGTGAGGGGAAGCAGAGGAGGTGCAGGGCTGGAGCAGCTGTGAGGGTGGTAGAGTTTAAAAAGCATCATTATACTCATTCATGCAATTTatcaaaaaaagaataataaacaaaacaatacagcCAAGCACCCAGCcagagggaaataaaatctCCTGGATAACATGATGTAGTACAAAGGTCTGAAAAATTAAGTGGTGACAAGAGAACTTTCCTCAGTATCTCCCAGCAACTTATAGTTTTATTTAGAGTCATTCTTCCCAAAACACTGGCAGCTCGCCAGCTCAAACCAACACTTCaggttttttaaagaaaacagacacagttccgttttcttttcctcctgtgctACAAGTGTTTTTTGGTTAGCTACAAATCTTAAAGTGTTACAGCTGAAAATGGAAATGTGCTCCAGATGCAAATATGGCAGTCAAGAGGTCTGAGGTGCGAGTTTAAGGGCTTCTGTGGTGACGCTGCCTTGCCTCACTGCTGTGACAGAAGGGCGTTCCTGTTGGCCTTCATCTTCTCGAGGCGCTTTACTAGGTGGTTGTTggtcatctccatctcctctatCTTATCTAGAGCCGTGCGtagctgtgggggggggggacagaggAGAGTCATCACATTCAGCCTGCTGACTTTTCACGCTAGAAAAAACAAGTGGGTCATTGTTGTTACCTCTCTTTGAAGTTTCCGTTTCTCCGCTTTAAGTTCGTCTTCTATTTTCTCTGAGTTATCTGACGCTGCCTTGTACCTGGACACTTGCCCTTCAAGTCTATTAAtctgaaaaacagacacaaaaggTTATTAAACCTGTGAATCACGTTTCGCGAATCAGTGTGAACCATCACttggtttgttgtttctttccCACTCACATTTTGCTCCATTGTACCCATTTCCTGTTCTGCCTTTGAAAGCTTGAACTTGTATTCGCTAACCTGTCTGTTGGCGTCTCctacagagaaaacagagacaagcaGAGCCGTTATTCAGACATAACTCCAGAGAATCTCCGCACCATGGGGTTCAGACTTTCTCCGGTCAGACGCATTGACCACAAAAGgtcatttcaggagaatatctggagttctgtgcatgtctgaaagcagctcaagtttgaaaatacagaaaatgttcATAAGGTCATTGCATCAGTTTGTGGAATCATTATGATAAAACCAACTTACTCTGCATCTCAATAACGTGTAGGTCTGTACCGTTCTCCATCCTCTCCCCGTCGGTGAACGTGCTGTCCACCTTCgagtgtttctgtctctcctcctccagctgattCTTCAGCTTCCTGATCTGAGCCAACAGCTCATCCTTCTCCTCTGCCAACTTCCGTAGCCTGACATCTACACAACAGATGGAAACTATTCAGAACTGACGCAGTTTAGCAAAGCAAAGTCAGTGTTTAACAATTGAatactgttgtgtttgttgttaggacaaacaacaaacagaataaTACGATCACTCAAATGTACAAGGTTTTCTTCTCATTACAAGCTTTGGTGAGTATAAATACACGCCTCATCAGATCTGCGTACTTATCATTCATCAACCACATCCTCAGACTTACCCAGCGGTCCGTCTCCTGCAGACTCCAGCACCTGGGCGGCCTCCTGGGAGACCACAGTGATCCCTGAGGACACAGGCTCGTGGTTGACGTCTCCGTTCGGTGTGCCGTCTGGGATGATGACCAGCCCGTGTTTCTGAGGTGAGAAAAGGCCAATTACTGAGGAAACTCTGCTGCCAGCACCTTTACAGCAATCAAGTTATGAACCAGTGTCACATTTTCGTATGACCCCCCCCCGTCATGAATACATGGAGCtttgatgataaaaataaaaactaaaatcttgAACAGTAAAGGCCAGTGAGTGGTCTGTGGGTGACAACAAGTTTCTAACACAGCACCTGACTTTGCCTCATTTAAACCTGAAGGCACGAAGTGAAGCAGGATGTGTCAGGATTTGTCCGCCCAAAcgaacaaagacaaagaaaattcTGTCTCTGTTCAGACATGTTGGCAAAAATACTTCATCACAACTCTGTTTTCCAGTCAACCATGTGAATGTTGTTTCACATTGCTTCTTTATACCTTCGGCGGTCTATAATGACATTAATTGTTTTTGAATGTTGCACAACacctctgacattttcttttcttttacagtttgtatGCACAATAACAGATGCTGGCTTGTGCGTTGGTCAATGTGGTAAGTTACTGTGGTGATGTGTATGTACAGTGACATTGAGAGCATATGTCATTTGCTGTAGTGCACTGACGTCATCTACAGATCGATCTAGCAGCCCAGAGGCTAATTCTGATGACTAGGTAGCCTCTGGTGGCAACGATCAATATTATGTGCAGACGGCATTTTGACTAATCTTTATTGACAGATATCTCCATATGAAAGCAGATAAATCAAAGAGCAGGTAGTTGATGCATTTCAGTCATTGTGATCCACGTCTTGCTCTCAAAacagactgtttacctgcaggcaaaCAAAGCCTTCTTCAATGTGACTAGTTTAACTAGAAACAAAAACCAGAAGGCTTCCAGCTCTGAAACCTTGTCCCACTGATTCTTtatattcacatgttgaatCTGTTAATAGATTAACACTGCACCAAAATTATAAatagtggggaaaaaaacaagaatttaatAGTATAAAGAGGTTTGATAACATTTGATGGCTTCCATCCAAAATGAAAAGTATAAAATGTGGTTGTTTGGCCGTAAACTCATTCCTctaaccttgtttttttttctgggacTTAGTGGACCTACCTCTCCTGCTTTGGCCTTCTCCTTGATGTCAGCGAGCTCATCTCTGAGCTCATCTCTCTCATTCCTAATGCAATCAAAGTACTCTTTCTGCCTCTCTAGGGCCTGGCCACACAgatgagaggagacaagagagagagagagaggagaagaggcagaggagaagtTGGATAGACTCAGACACAGACATGCAACACATGACACAGCAAAGACACGCTccatgcacaaacatgcactgtGCATCTCCAGCTaacaaagaggagaaataaaaaacagacagaaacgaGGTGACATGCTCATAGAAAATGATACTGGGAAAAGTTATAGGACAGTTACAACACAGGCTAATAAGTTTATAAAGAAGGAGATTATGGAGTTTTTTTCCTTAACTTTATTCAAAACCTTGTGCTAACACTCAAAAAGCCTGCTGCTTGTacttagatttgctctgcttaTGCTCAAACTTGCAACTACTGCACATTTcctgtgctgcagcttcagctcttctcgcactcatgctgcttctgtgcAGGCTGGAAACGTATCTTAATTTTTTTTGAGCAACAAGTCTGAAAATTAATTTTCACATTACGTCGGCTTCCCGTTGTTGTGCTTGAAGGAAAACACCTTTATGGAACAGGAGTCTAGTAGATCGCTGGTCATTCTATTGGTTGGAGAATTTCAACAGAGCTAAAGCACAAGCAGGAAGTGAAAAACCATggtcttgaataaagatagtaaaaaaaaacatagggGATAATTTTTCACTTAGTGTAAAGCTACATATACTGCAATTACGATGCTTCTATCATTGAGAGTCTGACATCATGAACTGACAAACACGTGGAACATGCATGTCATGCTTTAGAGGAAATGTAATCCAAATACTTAAGTTTACATAAGAACCctaaaaaaacatctgtatttcaCAGGCTGTCCACTTGTAGATTTAACACAGTGCCAGTGCACTTGTTTTGTTAGCTGACACTGCAGATCCAAACTGTAAACCCTGTTAATTTGACGTGCAAAACTCCAAACTGTGAATATGGATGGGTCCGGTTATGTGCTAATGCCTAAGGATCTCCATCATGCAGAGACAGCACGAGAGGCAACAGAGCTGGATTGACACTGTGTCTAAAGGCTGAAAAAGTGCAGTAATCTATTGCCTCTCGGTTTCTGTCGGAGCAGCCATGTGGGACCTCCTACCCCAATCTTTCTGTCCTTCCAGTTTATAGTTTCCTGCAGGTCAAACACCTCTCTGGTGAGGGCATCTAACTTAGTCTGCATTCGCTGGCTCTCCTGCAGCAGCGTTCAGCAGTAATGAGGTGACACAGCACAGGATAAGAACAGAACAGGAaaaaatttaatgaaagaagacaaAAGAAGTGAAAATGCACATAAATACTCAGATACAAAAATGACAGatacaaacaggaagagaagagagtcATTTGAGGAGATATAACTCAGAGAGGAATGAAGGATAGTGTTCAGAGTCAGACAGGACAATGAAACAGCTGAATGTCACAGCAATAGACTGGGAGAGAACCTAGAGGCAGGCCAGTGCCAATCAACCCTTATCAAAGTTCCTGCAGAACAAAGTCTCCTCTACCATATGCACAGAGGCACCAACACCTTTCAAGGTGATGACAGAATAGCAAAGTGATGTGGTCATACTGgcagaaacagtttgttttcGTAATGCATGGTCAGACTTACCTCTATAAGCTCATCTCTCTGGCGAATTCCCTCTTTCAGTTCTTCTTGTTTATGCTGCAGGACTGTACATGTGTGCTTTTGCCTTTCTAGTTCCTGAAACCACAGACAGAACTTTTCAGCCACAGCATAGCcacacattttctaaaatgaacTTTCCCTGATTGATTGACATTGTCACCTTTGACTTTTcttccagctctctcctcatctcGGACGTTtgctcctccatctcttctATGACGTCCTTTAGCGTGTCGACTTGATAGATGAGGTTGGCTTTGTCGTTATCCAGTTGCGCATTCGATACCATGGCTTTCTTAtacttctcctccacctctgcaaGTGATTCCTGATATGGGTGGAAGCAGGTCAATAAAAAGAGTAAACACGTTTAAAACACAGCTCACCTACATGCATCCGGTGTGCTTTTAGGTGCAACAAATTTAACACAACAAACATGCTACAAATatcttttcttatatatatataaatgtcaaaTGAAGTAAAGGAACAATTGTGAACCATCTTTTGTGTTATATTTCCATTTGAACTTTTCACTATGTGATATCAAAGAGGTGACATTGAAGAAACAAAAATAGAATCCCTTTGAGAAGTGAAACAAGGCAGAGGTTTGAAAAGGGGATCTGAAAGAGAGAGCTACAAGTGAACCAGAAACAAGATGGTGAAAAGGATTCTAGCTCAAGTGCTTCAGATGTATTAAATTCTGCCAAGAACAAGCCAAGAGTCAGGTCTGTTAGTAAACTACTCTTATACATGAGATATAGGGTACATTATCCTTTCTAGGAGAGCAGACAGCTGTTGACGTCAAACTAAAGGGCTGACACTGAGGCTGGGTGGAAGAGGTGCGCTGTAATTGAAAGAACTGCAGTTATCTGTCAGCAGGTGGAGCATGTTGCTCTTCTTCTTACACCTCAGAACTGTGGGAGTGTCTTCACTTCAGGCCACAACCAGTGAGTTGgatcaaaacaggaagtgagggaAGATCATGCAACAGAAAGGGTCATTACGCAATTCACACTGGGAGCACGCAGAGACACAGTTGTGGTTAGAGAGCTACAggacagtgggggggggggggggggcacagaagGGGTATGAGTGGGGTTGGGGGGGTTAGTGACGCCATACTGCTCCCACCAGACAAGAGAAGGCATGCTGCGAGCTCAAGCCCCTCTACCTTCAGCTCTTTAAGCCCTTGCATGTACCGCCCCTCTACATCCTGAATCTGGTCCTTTAGTTCATAGATATCCTGTAGGGCAGATGGAAGGAATGGTTCGGGTGAGCTGGGGCATCAGAGAGGGTAGGGGGGTATCAAGGAGAGATAACAGAGCACCCGTGCTTCCGTCTCAAAGACAGTCTAGCTGGCATACACATGACCACCCAGCTATGCAGGACACATGTCACATCCAGACCTCCCGTGCATACTTGAAGAAAAACGGTTAATGCAGACACTTAGAACAGCAGGGAGGAAGGCAATGCTGTGGGAGGTTCATTAATACACAGAAAAAAGGTGTATATATTACTGACTCAAACATAGAACATATGGGTTTTAAACACTATGAGAACGTAATGATGACTAACAGAGACTAAAACACAATTTTACTTCATATAATTGTATTTCTATTTCCTTTAAACAGACACATGTTAAACACTGGGTGTGTGTTGTACATCTTACCCTAAGCTCACTCAGACTGGTGTCAGCGTCATAGACGCTGCCAGTGTCTGTGCTGCCGCGCCGTGACGAGGTGCCACCCAGTGATGCCAACGTGGCTGCTGAGAGGCCTGGAGTGGCACAGCGTGAAGACGGCTGCGGACGCAAAATGCcacagtcagaaaaacaaaaatgcaaactCCCAACATGTTATTCAACACTAACATCCAATCCTGCAGGGCTCTTAAGGATCCTATTCACATCCTTCTGAGGGAGGCATTGTCACAAACATGTGCTGAAGTGTGTTTTATAAACTTGACAAACGATTACGTTGCCATAGTAACACTTATGTAACCTTCTGCATCAATGCCAAAATCAATGTAGGATTTTTACCTGTTGCATTACATTCTTGATGAATTCTGAATCACTGGTTTCTATATCTTAATACAGTATAAACCTACTCTGGTGCTTTGTGAAGATACTGAATGAATTAAGTAAAAtacgtaataataataaactcacCCGACTGTAATCTGTATACTGCTTGTCACATTTTTCATCcagctgaaacagaaaaaaatgattactATAGAATTAGTTGCACAGTGTTTTGAGAACCATGCGTCCTGTGTGTTTATGCTTTGAGCTGAGTCCTTCACCTGTAAATCAGGGAGTTAGTCCTGGAGACGAGTTAATACGAGTCAGGGAGAAGTGCTGCATGTTCACAGATCATACACAGTTGTCAACCAGAGTTTAATCCTCAGGGAATCACACTTGTGTCAAAAATCACACATGATAAGTCCATGCCGCTTCATCCACCACAACTAGCCTTATATTAGTCTACTCTTTTATAAAATTAtcacataacaaacacacaggatgtAGGATGAGTTTTGAAAACcaaaagatgtttttcaaaTCATGCATCAATTATAAAAATGATTCAAACATTGTTGTTGCACTGCATCGGCCAGTCCACTGTTGCAAGCTTGGTTTAGCCACTTACAGCGTCCAGATCTGGAATGCTCAAATCATCGAGGTCAGACACAATACTGCCCCTTCGGTTGGAGCGGCTGAAATAATCAGCAGCTGACTCACTAATGTCTGAGAAGTCTGACGACTGCTTACAGGACACACAGGAGGAAGAtgatagagagacagatgacagcagagaaatCAATGATAACAGGGACCAAAGTGTAAACGTCAGTGAGGAAAaggacagaggaaaaacatggCATACACAATGCAGCCTGAGGAGTTCATGgtcaatgcatttaaaatgtacgATGATAGGTATGAAGGTGATGCAGTAACAGAATCGTTAGCTTTGATTATATCAACTATGATAACAAAACAGCATGGGTCTAGATTTTGTTCCCTACAGCTCACCACACTGTCCCTGCGGCCTCTGTTGAAGCGTTCTTGGGACACGCTGCTGACAGTGTCATCATCTGAGGAAGACTGAGAGGAAtacgcacacatacaaacacacgcacacgatGAGTGGCCAAAGTAAAGAAGAAGATGGCTGCATGCCTGAGGCTTTTTCTGACACACAAATCTTGTTCAAACCAAGAACAAGCAATTCCTAGATGTTAAGTAGCACTGTCTGTTTGAAACAGATTATTGGATTACTCCAAAGACTAGAACCCTATAAAGTAATGCCAATTCATGCAATTTGTCAAGTGGACCAACTGGAACCAAGTCAGACAACCCGGATTCAACACCTTAGCCTACACAGCACTGCAGAAGACATTCTCAGTTCACACACTTCTAGGATGCTGTTTTCTTCATCAAGCTGTAGCCAGTTTGGTATGAGTGGTTACATTGACTATGTTTATACAGACAacaatattctgatattaacctGATTAAAACAATAGCAGCTGAATAAGACACTGTCATGTAAGCAGTATTTTCTAATTACTATAACCCAAATAAGGTCATACtcagaataagcaataatcaaattaagacaTGAGTATTCCAACCTTAGTTGCATTATAAACAATTAAAAGAAGttgtagtttttgcaaaattaGACAGACAACCTCCCAAATCATTAAAACTGTTACATTGTACATTAAACTTCCAGTTCAGTTTAACATGTCGACCGGAAAGTGAATGGAACATCACAATTGAAATAGTGTCTGGTACAGAATAAGCGATACAGTCCGAATATTTGTGTCCATGCAAACATAGTCATCATCTATATGAGAAAGGATGTGTGATGCAGAGAGGGGGCGAAGGGGAGTcggtcagtgtctgtgtgtggtattAGCTGATATCATGCAGGGTGGTGATGGTTATAGGGCGCTCACCGCAGGGCTGCTGCGGGTGGAGCTGGCTCCAGAGGAGTACCAGCTATATTCAGAGGGCTgtggatgggaggaggaggaggaggaagaggaggaggacaggatcGTCAGGGGATCAAGTCAGAAGTTAGGCCAAAGGCAAAAACAGTATGCAGCTGAAACGCTGGTTGGACAAACATTCAGTAGACTCACAGCTCTTGAACTGGAGCCTGAGCCGTAAAGACCAGTGTCGTCACAAATAGAGGCCTGGGGGCACACATGGGAGACAATGCAGGACTCAGCAAAACACGAGAGGGAGCATAAATCTTTGAGGTACTGGCTGAATAAGTTTGGAAGGAAGGTTTTCTTTGCAACATGCAATAATAAATAACTCTATTTCCCacatcattttgtttcagtGGCCCTAGCTTCACACAATCTCTTGTCTTATCTAACTTAAGTACAAATTTCTGCTCAGACTGTCAAGGAGCTAAATATAAGTGGCTGGGGCGGATGGAGAGGGGAAAGGTCTGCTTCTTAAGGTAACTAGAGGCATGCAGAGATGCTAGCAACCCCAGTGGACAGAAACTGACCATGCTGTAGCTGCGAGACAGCCCCGTACCCGTGGTGGAGGACAAGGAAGTGGTTGCCTGTGGAAGAGGAGGGCAGCAGGGAGAGGTCAGTTTAGAGGACAGAGGAGTGCTGTGGCGGGAAtgtgaggtggagagagatTTAAGAGCTGCAGCGAGTGGAAACAGGATGAATGTTTCGCTGACCCTGTAGCATTCAGAGTGTGGAAGTCAAGTGAGGTGACACTGTCCTTGTCCgcagtgtttttttaacactGGCACCACTTTTGTCAGTCAGCAATTATTTACATGAATTCAAATAATCATAAGAACTGTGGATAAATACAGTATCTCCTCAAAGTCCACTTTTGTCTTTCTACAACATAGCTCTGTAACATTATATACAATCATCACGCATGTTTCTCCCTTAATCTTTGACACTTTTATCTCAAAAAAACAATAGCCCTTATTGCAGCCATATAACAACTATGTTAGCCAAATAAATGTCCAATAAACTGAACCGTGCAAATGCTGCTCGAATTGGAGTCCAGTTTCATTGTGTGTCCTTTGACTACCATATAAAAAGGTTGAAAGTTGGACAGGCAGCACTCAGAGGATGACTGACCCGAGGCTGataggtggaggtggagggtggaggCTGATAGGAGGAGGCGGAGAGCAGAGGTTTGTTCTTGGTGAGGCTGGTGTAGTTCCTCTGATCATGGTACAGACCAGTCTGGAAGAGCAGTAACATCTGACCTCAAACAATCACCTGAAAGCAGtggatgtctgaaagcagctttagtgacacttaaagtttttttttttaaatcaggggTTAAGTTGTTCACCAGTAGATCATCACCACCACTATCGTTAGTCTTCACTGCCTCCATGCTTGAGGCTGCAGGGACACTAacactgagagaaaaaacactgacCAGGAGGTCCTTCCTCGAGGAGCTGGACGAAGCCTTTTTATGGCCATGAAGGTCATTGTACACAGAACTCTGTTCAGCCCGGGAAAAAAATAACCTAAAGTAAGACAAATGACTAGAAGGAATGCGTAGAGGCAGCAGTAATGAATGGATCgatatatatgtacatacagtGGAGCGGGAGCTCTTGAGGGCAGAGCTAGTGGAGAGGCTGTCAGACTGAAGAAAGAAC encodes:
- the lrrfip2 gene encoding leucine-rich repeat flightless-interacting protein 2 isoform X12, producing MGTQGSGRKRAPLKDRFSAEDEALSSIAREAEARLAAKRAARAEARDIRMRELERQQKELDEKCDKQYTDYSRPSSRCATPGLSAATLASLGGTSSRRGSTDTGSVYDADTSLSELRESLAEVEEKYKKAMVSNAQLDNDKANLIYQVDTLKDVIEEMEEQTSEMRRELEEKSKELERQKHTCTVLQHKQEELKEGIRQRDELIEESQRMQTKLDALTREVFDLQETINWKDRKIGALERQKEYFDCIRNERDELRDELADIKEKAKAGEKHGLVIIPDGTPNGDVNHEPVSSGITVVSQEAAQVLESAGDGPLDVRLRKLAEEKDELLAQIRKLKNQLEEERQKHSKVDSTFTDGERMENGTDLHVIEMQRDANRQVSEYKFKLSKAEQEMGTMEQNINRLEGQVSRYKAASDNSEKIEDELKAEKRKLQRELRTALDKIEEMEMTNNHLVKRLEKMKANRNALLSQQ
- the lrrfip2 gene encoding leucine-rich repeat flightless-interacting protein 2 isoform X14, encoding MGTQGSGRKRAPLKDRFSAEDEALSSIAREAEARLAAKRAARAEARDIRMRELERQQKELDEKCDKQYTDYSRPSSRCATPGLSAATLASLGGTSSRRGSTDTGSVYDADTSLSELRESLAEVEEKYKKAMVSNAQLDNDKANLIYQVDTLKDVIEEMEEQTSEMRRELEEKSKELERQKHTCTVLQHKQEELKEGIRQRDELIEALERQKEYFDCIRNERDELRDELADIKEKAKAGEKHGLVIIPDGTPNGDVNHEPVSSGITVVSQEAAQVLESAGDGPLDVRLRKLAEEKDELLAQIRKLKNQLEEERQKHSKVDSTFTDGERMENGTDLHVIEMQRDANRQVSEYKFKLSKAEQEMGTMEQNINRLEGQVSRYKAASDNSEKIEDELKAEKRKLQRELRTALDKIEEMEMTNNHLVKRLEKMKANRNALLSQQ